The genomic segment TTCAGGTATGCCTCCATCTGGGCCTGCTCGGCCCGTCGGAGCTCGCTCAGTCGCTGTATTCGCTCCCGGTCGGGCAGGTAATGAACCGGCGTGCGATACCAGCGGGATCCTCGCTTCGTCACCGGAGACGGCGTCTGGACGGCCAGTACTTTCAGGACCTTTTCAATCTGGCCGTGACTGAGGTTTACCCGACCTTTCAGCATGGTGAGCGAGAGTCCATCCCCGGCGCCTGCCAGGGCTTCCATCACTGCTGTGGCGTGACCCTCAGGTGGAAACGCGCTGCGGATGAAGTGTTCGGTAATTTCTTTATCCTCAGCGCCACTCAGCATGATACCATAGGCGTCGTCCACCGCGCGGCCGGCTCGGCCCACTTGCTGGTAGTAGTGCACCACAGAGCCTGGCCGCTGGTAGTGTATCACGAAGCCTAAATCGGGCTTGTCGAACCCCATGCCCAACGCTGTCGTGGCCGCCAGTGCCTTGACGCCGTTGGCCAGCAATCTGTCCTCCAGCTCTACCCGGGTATCACTGTCAAGCCTACCATGGTAGCTGTGCGCAGCAATGCCCTGGATCTGCAGCCACTCGGAAACCCGCTCCGCGTCCTTCACCGTAAGCGTGTAGATAATGCCGTTGCCTGGCAGTTTGGGCACTTGCTCCGCAAGCCAGGCCAACCGCGCTGCCTGGCTCGGCAGCGCAATGTTCTGGAGGCGCAGGCTATCCCTGGCCAGGCTGCCTCGGATCGTCGTCAGACCGGGGCCCAACTGTTCTGCCACATCGGCCACCACACGATCGTTGGCTGTGGCTGTGGTTGCCAGCACGGGCACATTGCGGGGCATTGCCTGCACAATGCGCGTTATGCGCTGGTAGTCGGGTCGAAAATCATGGCCCCAATCGGAGATGCAGTGGGCTTCGTCGACCACAAACAGGCCAACCTGTTGAACCGTGGGCAACAGAACCTGTTCCCGAAACTCCTTGTTGGCCAGCCGTTCCGGAGACACCAGCAGGATGTCGATCTCACTGGCCAGGAAGCGGTCCTGCACCGAATACCACTCATCCCGATTGCTGGAGTTGATCGTGGCAGCCCGTATTCCGATTCTCTCCGCCGCCGCGATCTGATTTCGCATCAAAGCCAGCAGAGGTGATATCAGCAACGTCGGGCCCGCCCCCAGATCCCGAAGGAGTCGGGTTGCCAGAAAATAGACCATACTCTTTCCCCAGCCGGTATGTTGGACTACGAGGACCCTGGATCGTTGATCTACCAATGCCTGAATTGCCTCCAACTGGCCGCTGCGCAGCAGAGCATTTTTGTTTTGTAGTGCTTGACACAGCAGATCAAGCACCATCGCTTCACTCGACATTTTCCCCCCTCAGTTCCTGAATAGTGTTGGCCAAAGGTCAGGGCGGCTCTGTATCTTTGAGCTCCGTGCCTTGGTAAATCTCATTGCCTTCGTGGTCCAGGCTTTCCCCTCACTGCCGACAATCTCAAGCGATTCCGCAGATTCCGTGCCGCTAGTATGCCATATGCGGCAGGTTATTGCAATGGAGAATCTTACTGGCTGTCACAGCTCCTTGCGGAAGAACAGCTCGCCGATTCCACCCTGGTTGATTTCAGAGATGACCCCACATTCCTGGAATCCCACATGCCGGTGCCAGGCCTGCGGTTCGGGCTCGTCAACCTGGGATGAGCTGTAGAGAGCCGTATGTCCCTGCTCCCTCAGGAATGCTTGCGCAAAGTCCAACAAGGCCTTGCCGACACCCCGACGGCGGTACTCAGGTTGGACATGGATCAGGGCAATGTAGGGCACCAGTGACCAGAGATATTCAAGGCGCAGATAACCGGCAGGCAAGTCGTCGAGGGTGGCGATGATGACTTCCTCTTGTTCGATCTTGCGAAGGAGAATCTCTGATGTGATGAAGCCATCCTGGCCAACGAAATCCAGGTCCTGGCCGGTAGCGAAACGCCCATGGATTTCCCCTGTCCGACTCTCTTGTCCTTCACTGTGCGTAGTCATGTGGTCACTCCGGCAACACCAGGCGAGCCACCAGAACCGGTGGAATCTCGCTGTATCTGCTATCCCGGCTGAGGCCGTGGCGCCGGGGCGGTTCCCCCGGAGGAAATGCCCGTTCCTCCATGCCATCCGGGTATCCTCGTGGGCCCGCGTCAGATCGTCTCTCATAGTTTTCGACTCCTCAATTTGCCATCAAGACCCCGCGACGGCGCCTGCGGTTTTGCAGGCTCTCCACTGAATAGACCAACAAGGCCGTCCAGATAATGGCGAATCCGACAAGGCGCTCCGGTGGGAAGACCTCACCGTAGACGAATACGCCAAGCATGAACTGCAAGGTTGGCGCAATGTACTGCAGTATGCCCAGGGTGGTCATGGTGACCCGTTTTGCAGCAAAGGCGAAACATAACAGCGGCGCTGCTGTAATGACACCCGACATGGCTAACAGGAGCTGGAAAGCCGGGCTGGCATGTCCAAAGGCGCCGGTTCCTGCCTGTTGCAGGCTAAAAAGAAGAAGCAACGCAGGCAGGAATAGCACGCTCATCTCCACGGTCAATCCTTCCAGGGAACCGAGAGGGGCGATCTTTCGCAACAGCCCATAGAAACCAAAGGTGAGGGCCAGGGTGAAGGATACCCACAACAGGCCACCGATGTTGAACACCAGGTAGGAGACGCCAACAGCTGCAATGGCAACGGCCAGCCACTGCCCTGGGCGCAGTCGCTCCCGCAGGAAAACAAGCCCGAGCAGCACATTGAGCAGGGGATTGATGAAATAGCCCAGACTTGCTTCGACGATGTGGTTGTTGTTGGTTGCCCAGATGTAGGTGAACCAGTTGGCAGCCAGCAGGGCGGCGGTGACGACGAAGGGTAATAACATGGCTGGACGTGCACGAGCCTGGTCCAGCCACTGCCAATTTCTGCGAAGCAATAAGAGTACCAGGACCACCACCAGCGACCAGACGATGCGGTGTCCAAGAAGCTCCAGCGCCGGCACAGCGGAGACGGCTTTCCAGTAGATCGGCAAGAGCCCCCAAAGGATGTATGCGACGGCTGCAGCCAGGGTGCCTTGTCTCATGAGTTCCTTCAAACTGGAAAGATCGTTCTACCCCATGCTCTGGACCCAGGAAATCCTCCTGGGGAAGAGCACGTTCAGGATTTCTGTCGCCTGCGGGGTGGCCCAACAATCGGGAAAAGCATGCAGCAGTTCCGCCAATGATCGGTATGAAAAGAGCAGTTTCAAAAAGACAAGGGGAGGAAAGGCTGCATCGCTTTGATCTTCGCCTGGCTGGGATACGACCTCTGCAAGCCTGCCTTTCTCAAATTTCATCCGCAGCCCATCCTCGTAGAAGGAGAGACACAGGGATTCATTCAAGTCACTCAGGCCAGCATCTGCCAGCCGGCGCTCGAGCACCGGTTTTATCCGGTTGACGAGGGCAGGGAGATCGGGTACCCGGACATACCACGCATAGGGCCGATCCAACGCACTTAATATTTCCTCCAATGCCTGATAGGCTGGATGGGTCATGCCCAGATCGAAGGTCAGTCGCACGACTTCATCGCTAAGCTGGTGCTGGAGCGATTGGCATATTGTGGGCAACAGTTCTGAAAGGCCCACATCCTTTTCTGCAACCAGATCGGTGACTACCAGCCGGCCATCGAACAGTGGGGCCAGGGTGCGGAAGAATCCTGCGGTTGATTCGCTGTGGTCCTGGAGGAGCCAATTCCTGGCTTCAAACAGCGAACCAGGGCTGTGTCCTGTAAGGTCAAAATGCCAGCGCTCGCGGTCCCTGTCCAGAACGAGCAATTTGCCGGCACACTGCTGCTGGTACAGTGAGCTAAGGGCTGGAATATCGATGGTCTCGGCTGGTCGCACCTGGAACCGGGGATGCGCCTTTTCGGCCAGGGCTTCAAGATCGGCCAGCTCCAGGTGGCGGCGACCGCCAAAGGTTAGCGCATACTCATAACCAAAACGGCGATACCACCATGGGTTGCCAAGAATGGCCTGCACCAGGTGGCCGTTCTCTTCGCTCTCCCTGTGGAGCGCTTCGATGATCGCACGGGTCAGGCCCTGGCGGCGATAATCTGGATCGGTCCCGACGGTTTCGATCTGGCCCACGGTCAGGGCAATGCCGTCGTATGTCCAGGTTTGAGGGATGAGACATGCCAGGCTGACGATCTGATCGGTACGCCGTTCGACCGCCAGCAGGAAGCTGGCGGCGTTCATCGTCGGGTGGCGACCCGACATGGCATCTCGGGTCCATATACCCAGCCGGGAATCGTCGTGGAGTCGGCTATTGAACTCGGCGACCGCGTCCACGTCGGCTGGAGAGGCCCGGCGCAAGACAACGTTGGGGTTGGCTACAACCATCCTGCCCTTTCGAAAACAGAATCGATGGGGATTGTACAGGGGTGCCGGAAGACTGTCAACTGAACCCCGCAGTAGGCGTGGAGATGACGCCCCTACGTGCATGGGTAAGGAAGGCACCGAAGGTTGACGGAAAGGGCGTTCGGCCCTATACTGCCGTGTCTTGTGTATCCGCTATTTCTCTTGTGAGGGCAATCATGTCAGACCAAACCACTACCAATTCTTGCCTGAACTGCAGTCGTTCCGAGGAGGTCGTTCCGTTGCTTTCGCTGCGCTATACGGGAAGTTCGGCCTGGATCTGCAGTCAATGTCTTCCGCTGCTTATTCACGAACCGCACAAACTGGTTGGGAAATTGGCCGGCGCCGAGACCCTGGAACCGGCGTCAGACGATCACGATTGAGCGTTCCTGCTGACCAGAGTCTCTGAATGGAGCAACCATGCCGTTCACCCATCTTGACTCCGTTGAGCCGGAGGAAATCATCGCCGGTTTCCACGGCAAGCTGATCCATACTGACAACCTGACAATCTCGTTCTGGCAGA from the Chloroflexota bacterium genome contains:
- a CDS encoding RecQ family ATP-dependent DNA helicase, with the protein product MSSEAMVLDLLCQALQNKNALLRSGQLEAIQALVDQRSRVLVVQHTGWGKSMVYFLATRLLRDLGAGPTLLISPLLALMRNQIAAAERIGIRAATINSSNRDEWYSVQDRFLASEIDILLVSPERLANKEFREQVLLPTVQQVGLFVVDEAHCISDWGHDFRPDYQRITRIVQAMPRNVPVLATTATANDRVVADVAEQLGPGLTTIRGSLARDSLRLQNIALPSQAARLAWLAEQVPKLPGNGIIYTLTVKDAERVSEWLQIQGIAAHSYHGRLDSDTRVELEDRLLANGVKALAATTALGMGFDKPDLGFVIHYQRPGSVVHYYQQVGRAGRAVDDAYGIMLSGAEDKEITEHFIRSAFPPEGHATAVMEALAGAGDGLSLTMLKGRVNLSHGQIEKVLKVLAVQTPSPVTKRGSRWYRTPVHYLPDRERIQRLSELRRAEQAQMEAYLNTDECLMAFLRRELSDPQASVCGRCASCVGEPLLPTGYSHQMALQAVEFLRRSEVVIEQRKRWIGDGLASHGWCGTIDPALRPEEGRALCLWGDAGWGAMVEQGKQVTGSFDDRLVSGAIEMIRSRWLLHPFPTWVTCIPSLRRPTLVEDLARAIARDLGLPFSGTISKVRENSPQKIMQNSFQQAANLADVFSIQPWSGIGGPVLLVDDIVDSRWTLTVAAALLREAGSGPVYPLALAMATPDWSG
- a CDS encoding GNAT family N-acetyltransferase; translated protein: MTTHSEGQESRTGEIHGRFATGQDLDFVGQDGFITSEILLRKIEQEEVIIATLDDLPAGYLRLEYLWSLVPYIALIHVQPEYRRRGVGKALLDFAQAFLREQGHTALYSSSQVDEPEPQAWHRHVGFQECGVISEINQGGIGELFFRKEL
- the rarD gene encoding EamA family transporter RarD; its protein translation is MRQGTLAAAVAYILWGLLPIYWKAVSAVPALELLGHRIVWSLVVVLVLLLLRRNWQWLDQARARPAMLLPFVVTAALLAANWFTYIWATNNNHIVEASLGYFINPLLNVLLGLVFLRERLRPGQWLAVAIAAVGVSYLVFNIGGLLWVSFTLALTFGFYGLLRKIAPLGSLEGLTVEMSVLFLPALLLLFSLQQAGTGAFGHASPAFQLLLAMSGVITAAPLLCFAFAAKRVTMTTLGILQYIAPTLQFMLGVFVYGEVFPPERLVGFAIIWTALLVYSVESLQNRRRRRGVLMAN
- a CDS encoding GNAT family N-acetyltransferase; the protein is MVVANPNVVLRRASPADVDAVAEFNSRLHDDSRLGIWTRDAMSGRHPTMNAASFLLAVERRTDQIVSLACLIPQTWTYDGIALTVGQIETVGTDPDYRRQGLTRAIIEALHRESEENGHLVQAILGNPWWYRRFGYEYALTFGGRRHLELADLEALAEKAHPRFQVRPAETIDIPALSSLYQQQCAGKLLVLDRDRERWHFDLTGHSPGSLFEARNWLLQDHSESTAGFFRTLAPLFDGRLVVTDLVAEKDVGLSELLPTICQSLQHQLSDEVVRLTFDLGMTHPAYQALEEILSALDRPYAWYVRVPDLPALVNRIKPVLERRLADAGLSDLNESLCLSFYEDGLRMKFEKGRLAEVVSQPGEDQSDAAFPPLVFLKLLFSYRSLAELLHAFPDCWATPQATEILNVLFPRRISWVQSMG